ttgtacaagtttcttagaaagcatcaactcaaaagtcatattctatttccttaccattttgggtgagtgtttctctcttgtgcccattctcttttgtttactccatgcatggtatgtctaatcgatgagttatgcatgactgtgcatgtaacgtgtccgcaggttccactggattctgctaaatattgaacttcacacctccagagttctaatcatggactctatggattcggatccaaagcgttgggccgacatgagaaaaatgctgcaaaagtagttattttcaatcatttgagctgtatatcgatcggtctctttcgttcatttcctaatatcaagtaactaataactcccttgttcatttaattttctctgccctgtagggtttggagacggttctcagaagaaattgtcggtgaattcaaacatgagctagatttcagaaggttagttaatgtggataagcagccaccggggaccaatctatgtggatactatgtttgtgagaacatccggagacacacctctgagcggaaggcatcggatagcgtgcggaacgcgaaggataacttgcggaggaggcttagtccagaagctcgcttccgaccaattcaagaagaattagcaggatttttcatgagggaagtcatcaatcctaaaggagaacactataccgaggacgaagaaatttatatgcatacccgagattgaaacttgttcgaagttgtatatggtcatccatcctaattgtgtatggaaacttgttcgaagttgtatatggtcacccgagattgaatatatattatatattcctcttgaattcttcctgtttgaaatttcatatgcatgtatatagtagcgtagaatatgtgtactgaaacttcatcaaaattaaaataaaacacaaaataaaatataaaagaaataaaacactacaaattaaaaagaaaccaggtttaggggggctaaaaccctaaacctgcggaggaggcctttagtcccggttagccacgagaaccgggactaaaggtcctccgccccgacggaccactggcgcccacgtggacgggcctttagtcccggtcagccacaagaaccgggactaaagcctttagtcgcggttcgtaagaggcgcgactaaaggggggggtctttagtcgcgcatatttagtcccggttgcacagccgggactaaaggttgttgcgaaccgggactaaagggcttttttctaccagtgattgttcaacgacgtgaggtgtttgTTGCTACGGTGTTTCAATCCATCCCCTTAATATTCACTTCAGACggtcgttagtgggcaatcgttgggaagattggCTCCTTCTAGTTCAGAGACTAATGGATGTAcatctttctcaacaacccgatgaattacgctggaaactgactaggtctggagtattcacggttaaatcaatgtatattgatgtaattaattcgagctccattcctacctccaagcatgtttgggctgtcaaagttcctttgaaaataaaagtgtttatgtggtttgtccataaacaggttattttaaccaaggataacttgattaagcgtaattggacaggacctacgaggtgtagcatctgtgatcgggacgagacgatCAAACATCTCTTTCTTGATTGCCCGTTTGCCAGAGTCCTTTGGCGGATGGTTCACATtgcctttaatattactccaccgaattgtgtcactacgttatttgggacatggctcactgggattgagcctgacttagcgagacatattcgtgttggagtttgcgctttgttgtggactatctggacttgcagaaatgatttggtttttaacagaacatcacgtattcactttgtgcaggttattttccgagccacggccgtgatccgttcatggtcgctactcactccgatggaggccagggagcatttggttactggatctatccgctgggagatggtagctcgggatatcttcaaccggtttggatggcggtcatgtaataggataggcaattagtttacctatctatctttagccagccggttgtggcgtcttatcTTGGCTAGTCTGTGTTTCTAGCCtctttagctctgtgtgagctgtctttttaatacttttcagtcggagactttggaaccttgttggaaccttttatttcgttaataagatggccgtatgcatcactctgatgcagaggccggggcgaTCCCCCTTTTCGAAAAGAAAAACCTACTGAAATAAAAAAACATATTTGTTAGTCGGGAAACTTCATCGTAAATGTGACCCCTATGATTGTTTAATCTGGCTTGATCAGTTCCTGCacctgtagttcatcaagatcaagAAAGGATTGTAGGGGATATAGAAGTAACTAGGCACACACAGTGAATTGATCACCAAGAGGAGATATCATACATATTCTATTGGATCCTCGGCTTTACGAGAACTAGTTGCTAATCATCCTGATTTGGGTACAGATGTAGGTAGCACACAGTGACACTAGCTCTTCAAATTTGAGCTAGAGAATCTAGAACAAATATTCAATTTACATGATCTAGCAGGATTTTAGCACGAAAATTGATGAGCGCCTAACTATTGTGATTGTCCAAATATTGCTTTCTCACTAGGTTTCTCTACTGGATCAATTATTTTTACAGGGAACTTTATCAGCTGAAATAAGCATATGTGAATGAGTCCCATGGTATTCCTTACAATTATTTCTTCCATACTACCTCCATTTCACATGCACATACCTAGCTTAGGAGGCGCAAAATTGAGGTATAACTTGATTCAGGCGAATCATACTAGCTTTGATTGGATAAAATTTGTATCTTATTCTGTCCAACAGGATCAAGCATATATAGTTTAGTTTCATCATCAAATATGGCATAGCCTTGTAATTTAGTTATGCAATTGGAGATCATTCCAAACAGAACACATCAACCTAGCCCCCAGTGACTATCAAAGGTAAACAAGCAATTGGCCTCTCCCAGCAGCAACAagtttttttctcgaatacgcacgagtgtgcgtatcatatATTAAAGAGCAGCAACAAGTTAAGAACAAGCAGTCTTAATCAATAACCACCAGTGTATTGCATTTTTCATGCCTAAACATGGAAGCATACAAACAAGTTAATTCCTCCAATCCATATACATTAGCAACACTCATAACGACATTGTATGATCATATCAATACGAAAGGGGGGGAAACGGGAATTGATCGGCCCGCAATTGAATTCGAAGAAGATGGTGCAAAGATACAAAGCTATGGATTTCCATACCAAGTTCCTCATATAATTAAACATAGTATTGTTAAGTAACTTAACACAGTACATTTCAATATATCATATCACCCTCCTTGCATGCAGCTACTACACCGATCTAACAAGTAGGCAGGAACACACACCATTTAACTAATTATAACCCAAGATTAAAATATGAAGAAAAAGCATGTTAAACCCAACAACACCATCCTAATTGAAGAACGCGCGTGAGACCATACCACATAACCCTAAATTAAAACTAAATAAGGCGGGGAGACCTAATTCATCAGTGGCATCCACGTACGTTCATGCATGCATAACCCAATGCATCCCCTATGCTCACAACTCTCATCCCCCGACGATCACATCACATTCCCCGACGAGTTAGAGCTGAACCCGGACAAGAACTCCGTCGGCCACCCGCCACCGCCACCGCTTCCGGGCCAGTACTGCTCGTGCGCTCCGACAAAGCCGCCTCCAGtgccgccggcgcccgcgccgtGCTCCTCCATCTTGATCGACGCCAGCTGCGCGAGCAGCCCCGACGCGACGCCTCTCGGGAACCCGTCGGCCAGCTGTGAGCCGATGTCGCCGTCGGCGAAGTGGTACCCGTGCAGCCCTTGCTGCAGGAACTGCGGCGGCAGGAACGGcaggttgtggtgctggtggtggctGTGGCTGTGGTACCCCTCCAGCGACGCCTCCAATGCGGCTGCAGCGGGGAGGCCGCCTAGGTGGTGCGGCAGTGCCTGCATGCTGGCGATGACGTCGGCCGcggtcgccgcggcggcgctcgTGGTGGTCGAGGTAGAGGTGGTGGAGGACGACGACGTGGCGGCCGCgacggcaccgccgccgccctggccctgGCCCTGGCGCGACGACTTCTTGCTGGAGCGCTTGGTGTTGCGGCGGCAGCCGCCGCCGACGGGGACGTTGCGCAGCGCGCCGCCCCGCGTCCAGTAGCGGCGGCACGCCTTGCAGAAGTGGCGCGGCTGCGAGAGCGAGTAGTTGTTGAAGTAGCAGAACTTGGTGTTGGCCGAGTCGCAGCGCGGGCACCGGAGCGTGCCGGGCTCCGGCAGCGGCACGCGGGCCATCCGGGCGCGCTCGGTCATCGACACTGACGGCCGCGGCGGCTGCTCACCCGGGTTACCCTGCTGTCCCGACACAACCAGCTGCAGCGAGGCCGAGGACGATCCGGCCACCGCCGGCGCGCTTGCCGCAGTGTTGCCGGGCACGTCCGGCAGCGGCGCCAGCTGGCCGGTCGACGCAGGGATCAGCTGGTGGTGCTGGTGCTcgctgccgccacctcctcccaTGAAACACTGAagaggctgctgctgctgcatctgCGCGAATTAGAGGCCGGATACATTATTTATGACCGAATAAACTTTAAAGCATGGTATATTCAAGAACATGCTTAGAAGGATGCTATCGCGatcttaaaagcaagtccacaaaGTGTGATCAAATAAGAAAACTTCAAATCAATCAACAAGCACGGATCACGGAGAAAAATAACCAGCCAGTGAAACGATCCGATTGTGCTGGTGTGTGTCGGTATGTTGAAAGAAATTGTTGAAGAAGAGAGAGAGGGTCAGCTAGTTAATTACCTGGGTCCAACTTGGAGGGTCGAGGAAGATCGGGAAGGAGGAGAAAACCATGGTGAGATGTGATGAGGAGTTCTCCTCTCTACTTTGTGGGAGTTTCAAGCTGAGAAGACAAGTGAAAGTAGAAGAGAGGAGGGGCAAAACCaaaccatgccttttcctcccctTGCAAGTGCTCTCCCTTTATAATTTATGTGGCATTTCTTAGCAGCTAAGGGAGAATGAGCCAGTACCCGGCAACTCTGCAAACCAGACAGAGATCTAAAGAGAGAGCGACACTGAGCTCAGCGATAGCTAGTGCGGATGGATGTCATGGGTCATGAGAGGGAGGGGCAACTAAAGGTGATTGGCCAAACCCTAACAGTACGTAGGAGCGAGCTAGCTTAGTGCGAGAGGAGAAACGCCATGCTAAGGAAACATCCAGCGCAGCAATGGAGAGGGAGGTGAGGAGATGATGTGTGCTGTGTGAGATGGATGAGTGAATTGAAGGCCCCTCCTCATGCTTGCGCCCTGTATTTATACACCCCGGGaggcaaaaaaaagaagaagagctgATCAAAGCTGCCGGCCGGTCTTCTTGGCCTGGCTGCTGGCCTAGTGTTTGTTAGctaggggtgggccccacatgtATTCCGAGCTGCTGGTAGCATCAGATTCGCCTGTGGGTGTGTACGGATGTTTGTACTGTGCACATGGgtatatgtatatgtgtatgtgttgGTGGTGAGACGGGACAGGTTTGGTTTTTTTTTTAAGGGACAGGTTTGGTTTGACGTGACCATGGTGTGCCGCTTTAATCATGGTTTGGATTACTTAATTTGGAGTGCAGAACTGCAGATGAGATGCGTAATGTAAGCACTCTAGAGAATCAAGAGGGTGTATCACAAATTCACAATACACAAGCACATCCACTTGGGGCCTCTTCGATTCACGTGGTTACAGGAAGTTGATATGTACTCCTAAATCCTGTAGGGATATAAAAATCACACTAAAGAATTAGCATCACCGAGTGTTTGATACACCACCAAAAACAAAGGAGATAAAGCAAGAGGTTTGGTAGATTGCAAGAGGGACTTAGAGGAAAAAAATCCCAAGACTACCTTTCAAATCAAAGGATATACATTGGAAAATTTTCTAAGGATTCAAATCCTCCAAATGTCCTATGGAATTCCTTTGAAAGAAAAAAGCCCTTGAACTGTGATGGAGTTGGCTATTGAACTTGAAGAGCCAATTGATGAACCCGTTTGTGAATACATGGCACTTGAATAAACCACAAAGTTTAATTTTCTATCTTCTTTGCGAGGATTTTCTTTTAGCTTTGATAAAAAAATATGAAAGTTTACTGAGATTCGTAAGATAGAAAATATTACTACCAAATTTGCATAAATAATGT
This window of the Triticum aestivum cultivar Chinese Spring chromosome 5D, IWGSC CS RefSeq v2.1, whole genome shotgun sequence genome carries:
- the LOC123119700 gene encoding dof zinc finger protein DOF5.1, translated to MVFSSFPIFLDPPSWTQMQQQQPLQCFMGGGGGSEHQHHQLIPASTGQLAPLPDVPGNTAASAPAVAGSSSASLQLVVSGQQGNPGEQPPRPSVSMTERARMARVPLPEPGTLRCPRCDSANTKFCYFNNYSLSQPRHFCKACRRYWTRGGALRNVPVGGGCRRNTKRSSKKSSRQGQGQGGGGAVAAATSSSSTTSTSTTTSAAAATAADVIASMQALPHHLGGLPAAAALEASLEGYHSHSHHQHHNLPFLPPQFLQQGLHGYHFADGDIGSQLADGFPRGVASGLLAQLASIKMEEHGAGAGGTGGGFVGAHEQYWPGSGGGGGWPTEFLSGFSSNSSGNVM